One region of Gossypium raimondii isolate GPD5lz chromosome 6, ASM2569854v1, whole genome shotgun sequence genomic DNA includes:
- the LOC105772642 gene encoding dihydrolipoyllysine-residue succinyltransferase component of 2-oxoglutarate dehydrogenase complex 2, mitochondrial, translating into MWAVSRRRVSSSSVLGQSFRNARPSRCYSSSSNEAYAKTLVSRKGTSQVAGIVGSLGFPVGSRPLRDVILFVQRYPPIFVHTRSFSADSGELVDAVVPFMGESITDGTLASFLKHPGDRVEVDEPIAQIETDKVTIDVSSPEAGVIEQLVAKVGDTVEPGTKIAVISKSGGVTHVAPSEDKPSKEASEPCPAKAKKVETKKPKAETPPSKEKPTAPSLPPPKPSAKEPQLPPKERERRVPMTRLRKRVATRLKDSQNTFAMLTTFNEVDMTSLMKLRSDYKDAFFKKHGVKLGLMSGFVKAAVSALQNQPIVNAVIDGDDIIYRDYIDISIAVGTPKGLVVPVIRNADRMNFAEIEKGINILAKKANDGSLSIDEMAGGSFTISNGGVYGSLLSTPIINPPQSAILGMHSIVSRPMVVSGEVVPRPMMYIALTYDHRLIDGREAVFFLRRIKDVVEDPRRLLLDV; encoded by the exons ATGTGGGCTGTTTCAAGGCGAagagtttcttcttcttca GTTTTGGGCCAATCATTTCGAAATGCTCGACCTTCACGTTGTTACAGTTCTTCCTCAAATGAG GCCTATGCAAAGACTTTAGTTTCTAGAAAAGGGACATCACAAGTTGCAGGGATTGTGGGTTCTCTAG GGTTTCCAGTTGGCTCAAGGCCTCTAAG GGAcgttattttatttgttcaaagATATCCTCCAATATTTGTCCACACTAGGTCATTTTCTGCTGATAGTG GTGAACTTGTTGATGCTGTTGTTCCTTTCATGGGGGAATCCATCACTGATGGAACTCTAGCAAGTTTTTTGAAGC ATCCTGGTGATCGTGTAGAAGTAGATGAGCCAATTGCACAAATAGAAACTGATAAG GTGACGATTGATGTGAGTAGTCCTGAAGCTGGTGTAATTGAACAG CTGGTAGCCAAAGTAGGTGACACTGTGGAGCCAGGTACGAAGATAGCTGTCATTTCAAAATCTGGCGGTGTAACTCATGTTGCTCCATCAGAAGACAAGCCTAGCAAGGAAGCCTCTGAGCCCTGTCCTGCAAAAGCAAAGAAAGTAGAGACTAAGAAGCCTAAAGCAGAAACTCCACCCAGCAAAGAAAAGCCTACAGCACCTTCTCTGCCTCCTCCCAAACCTTCAGCCAAGGAACCTCAACTTCCTCCTAAAGAGAGGGAGAGAAGA GTACCTATGACTAGACTTAGAAAACGTGTTGCAACACGTTTGAAGGACTCTCAAAACACTTTCGCAATGTTGACAACATTCAATGAAGTTGATAT GACCAGTTTGATGAAGCTCCGTTCTGACTATAAGGATGCTTTTTTCAAGAAACATGGAGTAAAGTTAGGACTTATGTCGGGATTTGTAAAG GCAGCTGTTAGCGCTCTTCAGAATCAACCAATTGTCAATGCTGTAATTGATGGGGATGACATAATATATAGAGATTACATTGATATCAGTATTGCTGTTGGTACTCCGAAG GGCCTTGTAGTTCCAGTAATCCGAAATGCTGACAGAATGAACTTTGCTGAAATCGAGAAAGGAATAAACATCCTTGCTAAGAAGGCAAATGATGGGTCTTTATCAATTGATGAGATGGCTGGGGGCTCATTCACAATATCCAATGGTGGAGTTTATGGAAGCCTCTTAAGTACTCCAATTATTAATCCCCCTCAG TCGGCTATTCTGGGAATGCACTCCATAGTTAGCCGTCCAATGGTTGTCAGTGGAGAAGTTGTTCCAAGGCCAATGATGTACATTGCACTGACATATGACCATCGACTGATTGATGGAAGGGAAGCAGTATTCTTCTTGCGTCGCATTAAAGATGTCGTGGAGGATCCACGGAGACTGCTGCTTGATGTATAA
- the LOC105772643 gene encoding aminomethyltransferase, mitochondrial: MRGSLWQLGQSIIRRLSEADKKAVARRYFASEADLKKTVLYDFHVAHGGKMVPFAGWSMPIQYKDSIMDSTVNCRVNGGMFDVSHMCGLSLKGKDSVSFLEKLVIADVAGLAPGTGTLTVFTNEKGGAIDDSVITKVKDDHIYLVVNAGCRDKDLAHIEEHMKAFKAKGGDVSWHIHDERSLLALQGPLAAPVLQHLTKDDLSKLYFGEFRILDINGATCFLTRTGYTGEDGFEISVPSENALDLAKAILEKSEGKVRLTGLGARDSLRLEAGLCLYGNDMEQHISPVEAGLTWAIGKRRRAEGGFLGAEVILKQLAEGPSIRRVGFTSTGPPPRSHSEIQDEKGNNIGEITSGGFSPCLKKNIAMGYVKSGLHKAGTKAKILVRGKAYDGVVTKMPFVPTKYYKPS; this comes from the exons ATGAGGGGAAGTCTTTGGCAACTTGGGCAATCGATTATTCGTCGTCTTTCAGAGGCTGACAAGAAGGCTGTAGCACGTCGGTACTTTGCTTCAGAGGCAGATCTGAAGAAAACTGTTCTTTATGATTTCCATGTTGCTCATGGTGGGAAGATGGTCCCATTCGCGGGATGGAGCATGCCCATTCAGTACAAGGACTCGATCATGGACTCTACTGTGAATTGCAGGGTGAATGGTGGCATGTTTGATGTATCCCATATGTGTGGGCTGAGCCTTAAGGGAAAGGACTCTGTTTCATTCCTTGAAAAGCTCGTCATTGCTGATGTAGCTGGCCTTGCCCCCGGAACTGGAACTCTAACTGTTTTTACAAATGAGAAAGGAGGGGCAATCGATGATTCCGTGATTACCAAAGTGAAAGATGATCACATATACCTAGTTGTGAATGCAGGTTGCAGGGATAAGGATCTGGCTCACATTGAAGAGCATATGAAAGCATTCAAGGCCAAAGGTGGTGATGTCTCATGGCACATCCATGATGAGAGATCTCTTCTAGCTCTCCAG GGTCCTCTTGCTGCCCCTGTTCTTCAACACCTGACAAAGGATGATTTGAGTAAGTTATATTTTGGGGAATTCCGAATATTGGATATCAACGGTGCAACATGTTTTCTCACTCGGACAGG GTACACCGGTGAGGATGGGTTTGAAATCTCAGTTCCTTCAGAAAATGCTCTGGATCTTGCCAAAGCAATCTTGGAGAAATCGGAAGGAAAGGTAAGGTTGACAGGACTTGGAGCTCGAGACAGTCTCCGACTCGAAGCTGGCCTATGTTTATATGGCAATGACATGGAACAACACATTTCACCAGTCGAAGCTGGACTGACATGGGCCATAGGGAAGAGGAGAAGAGCAGAAGGTGGATTCTTAGGAGCTGAGGTAATCCTGAAACAACTGGCAGAGGGTCCGTCGATCAGGAGAGTCGGCTTCACCTCCACTGGCCCACCTCCAAGATCTCACAGTGAGATTCAGGACGAGAAAGGGAACAACATTGGTGAAATCACCAGCGGAGGATTTAGCCCCTGCCTGAAGAAGAACATAGCAATGGGATATGTGAAATCTGGATTACACAAGGCAGGCACCAAAGCTAAGATTTTGGTAAGAGGAAAGGCCTATGATGGAGTTGTCACAAAAATGCCTTTTGTACCCACAAAATATTACAAGCCATCCTAA
- the LOC105772062 gene encoding glycine-rich cell wall structural protein 1 produces MAAISISDKVWYMAILLLCIVATLNRGVVGGDVNDEDDNYCSYRSWRSCGSFFGRGGKNYGGAGGGGGGGGGGGGGGASGNAVGHGEGHGAGGGSGSGGMGGGGGGGGEGSASAGAGGIGSGHGEGFGAGGSVQGIGGGGGGGEGGGGGSSSGSSGEGFGHGSGFGAGIGEGVGGGSGGGGGGGGGGGGGGGKGSNGGYGHGNGYGEGGGGGVGNGGGVGGGGGGGGGGGGGGGANGGSGHGSGYGAGMGVGTSGGGGGGGNGYDSSGEGFGYGSGFGAGAGIEVGGGGGGGGGGGGGGGGSSNGGYGNGNGYGAGGGIGITGIGGGAGGGGGGGGGGSSGGGGGGGSGGGEGVGFGGGSNGDKKGMNMGFGMGMGMGIGFGFGMGTGGGKDSNNNNGHP; encoded by the coding sequence ATGGCCGCCATTTCCATTTCTGATAAAGTTTGGTACATGGCTATTCTTCTTTTATGCATTGTTGCTACTTTGAATCGTGGTGTTGTAGGAGGTGATGTTAATGATGAAGACGATAATTACTGCTCATATAGAAGTTGGCGAAGTTGTGGCAGCTTCTTTGGCAGAGGTGGTAAGAATTACGGTGGTGCTGGAGGGggaggtggaggtggaggaGGAGGCGGAGGAGGAGGTGCCTCTGGTAATGCTGTAGGACACGGAGAGGGGCATGGTGCAGGAGGAGGTAGTGGCAGTGGTGGAATGGGAGGAGGTGGTGGTGGAGGTGGTGAAGGTAGTGCTAGTGCTGGTGCTGGTGGTATTGGGTCAGGTCACGGAGAAGGCTTTGGAGCTGGAGGTAGTGTGCAAGGtattggtggtggtggtggaggtgGAGAAGGTGGCGGAGGTGGCAGTAGTTCTGGTAGTTCTGGGGAAGGGTTTGGTCATGGTAGTGGTTTTGGAGCAGGCATAGGCGAAGGGGTGGGAGGTGgtagtggtggtggtggtggtggtggagggGGAGGGGGAGGTGGGGGTGGTAAAGGTTCTAATGGAGGATATGGCCATGGTAATGGTTATGGTgaaggtggtggtggtggtgttgGCAACGGAGGGGGCGTTGGTGGTGGTGGGGGAggaggaggtggaggtggaggtggaggtgggGCTAATGGAGGGTCTGGTCATGGTAGTGGATATGGTGCTGGTATGGGAGTTGGGACTAGTGGAGGAGGTGGAGGAGGTGGCAATGGTTATGATAGTTCTGGGGAAGGGTTTGGTTATGGTAGTGGTTTTGGAGCAGGTGCAGGCATAGAGGTGGGAGGTGGTGGTGGCGGTGGtggtggaggtggaggtgggGGTGGTGGAAGCTCTAATGGAGGATATGGCAATGGTAATGGTTATGGTGCTGGTGGTGGCATTGGTATAACAGGCATTGGAGGGGGAGCTGGTGGTGGAGGAGGGGGGGGAGGAGGTGGTTCGAGTGGAGGTGGAGGCGGAGGTGGAAGTGGAGGAGGAGAAGGGGTGGGCTTCGGAGGGGGTTCAAATGGTGATAAGAAAGGAATGAACATGGGATTTGGAATGGGGATGGGAATGGGCATTGGATTTGGTTTTGGCATGGGAACAGGCGGAGGTAAAgactcaaataataataatggccATCCCTAA
- the LOC105772641 gene encoding uncharacterized protein LOC105772641 isoform X2, which produces MMLVGNPPGTINQTQTFLGNTLLHSKLPSVSKPAIHHSLPGIHSNNVVHIRSSLPSWKDSSKLTTYLVPHRVAPKRWLCQSHGSASSDDEYKSSRNIAISLFRRYRNVIDRGGGDNLKEFISAGVNAYALGCTDEGLRKELIAMKESGIEIDVMHSYGGSTSVKSKICAEEVNECILWLSIIFITILCTPQPTIVRWSSTPPVSDDVLHQWKGFCALIANAYFIRGMAWLPVKTLQLEQMAVAGRAEEPSVVASRMR; this is translated from the exons ATGATGTTGGTGGGAAATCCTCCGGGAACAATCAACCAAACCCAGACATTTCTGGGCAATACTCTTCTTCATTCTAAACTACCTTCTGTTTCAAAGCCTGCAATTCACCATAGCTTACCAGGGATTCACTCTAATAATGTAGTTCATATTCGTAGTTCATTGCCTTCATGGAAAGATTCCAGTAAGCTTACAACCTATCTTGTACCACATCGAGTTGCTCCAAAGAGATGGCTG TGTCAATCACATGGTTCTGCTTCATCCGATGATGAGTATAAATCGTCGCGAAATATAGCAATCAGCTTGTTTAGGCGGTACAGGAATGTCATCGATCGTGGAGGAGGTGACAACCTAAAA GAGTTCATTAGTGCTGGGGTGAATGCATATGCATTGGGCTGCACTGATGAAGGATTGCGGAAAGAACTGATTGCCATGAAGGAATCCGGTATTGAAATCGATGTAATGCATAGTTATGGCGGAAGCACCAGTGTAAAATCCAAGATTTGTGCAGAGGAG GTTAATGAGTGTATTTTATGGCTGAGCATTATATTCATTACCATATTGTGTACACCACAACCAACTATAGTCCGATGGTCATCTACACCACCAGTATCAGATGATGTCTTGCATCAATGGAAAGGCTTTTGCGCTCTCATAGCGAATGCATACTTCATAAGAGGAATGGCATG GCTTCCTGTGAAAACTCTCCAGCTCGAGCAAATGGCAGTGGCCGGACGTGCAGAAGAGCCTTCAGTTGTTGCTAGCCGAATGCG GTAG
- the LOC105772641 gene encoding uncharacterized protein LOC105772641 isoform X1 yields the protein MMLVGNPPGTINQTQTFLGNTLLHSKLPSVSKPAIHHSLPGIHSNNVVHIRSSLPSWKDSSKLTTYLVPHRVAPKRWLCQSHGSASSDDEYKSSRNIAISLFRRYRNVIDRGGGDNLKEFISAGVNAYALGCTDEGLRKELIAMKESGIEIDVMHSYGGSTSVKSKICAEEVNECILWLSIIFITILCTPQPTIVRWSSTPPVSDDVLHQWKGFCALIANAYFIRGMAWLPVKTLQLEQMAVAGRAEEPSVVASRMRLVFSTLEVVSPQWPRV from the exons ATGATGTTGGTGGGAAATCCTCCGGGAACAATCAACCAAACCCAGACATTTCTGGGCAATACTCTTCTTCATTCTAAACTACCTTCTGTTTCAAAGCCTGCAATTCACCATAGCTTACCAGGGATTCACTCTAATAATGTAGTTCATATTCGTAGTTCATTGCCTTCATGGAAAGATTCCAGTAAGCTTACAACCTATCTTGTACCACATCGAGTTGCTCCAAAGAGATGGCTG TGTCAATCACATGGTTCTGCTTCATCCGATGATGAGTATAAATCGTCGCGAAATATAGCAATCAGCTTGTTTAGGCGGTACAGGAATGTCATCGATCGTGGAGGAGGTGACAACCTAAAA GAGTTCATTAGTGCTGGGGTGAATGCATATGCATTGGGCTGCACTGATGAAGGATTGCGGAAAGAACTGATTGCCATGAAGGAATCCGGTATTGAAATCGATGTAATGCATAGTTATGGCGGAAGCACCAGTGTAAAATCCAAGATTTGTGCAGAGGAG GTTAATGAGTGTATTTTATGGCTGAGCATTATATTCATTACCATATTGTGTACACCACAACCAACTATAGTCCGATGGTCATCTACACCACCAGTATCAGATGATGTCTTGCATCAATGGAAAGGCTTTTGCGCTCTCATAGCGAATGCATACTTCATAAGAGGAATGGCATG GCTTCCTGTGAAAACTCTCCAGCTCGAGCAAATGGCAGTGGCCGGACGTGCAGAAGAGCCTTCAGTTGTTGCTAGCCGAATGCGGTTAGTTTTTAGCACACTTGAG GTAGTTAGTCCACAGTGGCCAAGAGTGTAA